The Apium graveolens cultivar Ventura chromosome 11, ASM990537v1, whole genome shotgun sequence genome has a window encoding:
- the LOC141696165 gene encoding protein FAR1-RELATED SEQUENCE 5-like has product MNSVQREIHVNIATRSLIKTLYDSGVRNCQVMNVIGNIHGGNDKVGFNVQHVKNMIRDERKKMFDISDAQAGLDLLHRLNEESGSKYFIRTEVDEENRLKCLVWIDPRCLMAYQNFGDVVAFDTTYRTNRYAMPFVPFTESIIIINR; this is encoded by the coding sequence ATGAATTCGGTACAACGCGAAATACATGTCAACATCGCTACCCGTAGTTTGATTAAAACTCTTTATGATTCGGGGGTTCGTAATTGTCAAGTTATGAATGTGATTGGTAACATTCATGGAGGTAATGATAAAGTTGGTTTCAATGTTCAACATGTTAAGAATATGATAAGAGACGAGAGGAAGAAAATGTTTGATATTAGTGATGCCCAAGCGGGGTTGGACTTGTTGCATAGGTTGAATGAAGAAAGTggttctaaatattttattaggaCCGAAGTTGATGAAGAGAATCGTTTGAAGTGTCTAGTATGGATTGATCCGAGATGTTTAATGGCCTACCAAAATTTTGGCGATGTTGTGGCTTTTGATACCACTTATCGGACAAATAGATATGCAATGCCATTTGTCCCATTTACTGAGTCAATCATCATTATCAATCGGTGA